Below is a genomic region from Xylanivirga thermophila.
GCTGATCAAGATTTTAAAAGTTCAAACCATTTTTATAATCCATATAAAAAAAGAGGATTATATGGAAGAAAGAGCGCATTGGATTTAGGCACAGATTATTATTCAGAGGCTATTAAGCTCTGGAAAAATGCCCAGTTTAATAGATCACTATTCTATCTTGGTTCAGCCCTCCATATTATTCAGGATATGACTATTCCACAGCATGCAAATATTCGCCTGCTAGATGATCATCGTCAATACGAAACATATATCAAAAGAACCTATGACTTTTTTGACGACTTTAAGGTGGAAAATGGGGCTTATCTACTAGACTCTATCGAAAACTATATAAGATTCAATGCTAGAGTTACCATTAAAATCTACAAAAAATTACATATGATTCCAAACGATGAAGATAGATTTTATCGCATAGCTAGATGCGCCCTTCCATTAGCAAAGAGAACCACGGCGGGAGCTATGGTTATGTTCTATGATGATATAGTTTTTAAAATCTAATTCAATGTATTTCATTGAATTCAATTTCGTGTTTGAGTATTTCATTTATACGTTTTTCAATTCGATCAATATCAAAGTTCGCTTCTTCCTTTATACTTTTTCTAAGCATAGGTCCGATTTGTTGGATATCATCTCGTATGTCATATAAAAGTTCCAAAGCAGCAGATGCTTCCAACTCATCTCTGGGTATTTCCACCATTCCCGCAAGGATAGAATTTTCTGTCCTAGAAGCGATTATTGGAGATTTAACCTCTTCCACATATACAACGGTCCTTCTCCCTGGTCCCCGATCATCCTCAATAGGTTCAAGACTAATAATCTTATCTGAACGAACAAACTTGCCATAACCTAGTGGTACCATTACCCCTTCTTTGATTTCCATTTGGAACACCTCCTAAACATGGCTTTATATAATATTAATATCCCTTATATAATAAATAATATACAAAATAATATCATCAAATGATAACCATTACCCCCCACTTAAATGGCATTATTCTCAATAATTTTTACTATTAACCGGGATGCTGACTTAATAGATTCTGTGGGAATCAATTCGAATCTTCCATGAAAGTTATATCCACCTGTAAAAATATTGGGACATGGAAGCCCCATATAGGAAAGTCTAGCCCCATCCGTACCCCCTCTAATGGGGTTAATTCTAGGCTCTATTCCAAGTTCTAGCATAGATTTTTTAGCAAGATCAATGATCTCCATGTGCGGCTCAATCTTCTCGCGCATATTATAATAACTATCTTCAATTTTGATAGTAATGATGTCGCCATATTTGTGATTTAAAAAGTCAACAATTTTCCTAATATATGCCTTCTTTTCTTCAAATTTATCCATAAAGTGATCTCTAATGATATAGTGAACAACAGTATGATCTACACTCCCAACAATGTCATCCAATAGATAAAAGCCTTCATATCCTTCTGTATACTCTGGTTTTTCATTTACCGGTAGCATATGCTCTATCTCCATAGCAACTCTGAGAGAATTTATCATTATATTCTTTGCTGCACCTGGATGAACATTCTTGCCTTGAATATCAATCTTTATACTTGCTGCATTAAAGTTTTCATATTCTAATTCACCTACAGGGCCTCCATCAACAGTATAAGCAAAATCTGCACCAAAGTCCTCTATATCAAACAAATCTGCACCACGGCCAATTTCCTCATCTGGCGTAAATCCAATTTTAATATCTCCATGTTTAACCTCTGGATGTAAAATCAAATATTCCATTGCATCTACGATTGCCACAATTCCTGCCTTATCGTCCGCACCTAATAAAGTTGTTCCGTCTGTTGTTATAATCTCCTTACCTACAAGATCTTTTAGAAAAGGAAATTCCTTTACAGTCATGGAATACTGATCGTTTATTTTAATATCCCCACCTTCATATAAAAAGATATTTGGATTTATACATTTACCATCTAAATCAGGACTAGTATCTAAATGTGATATAAATCCTATTGTCGGTACCTTTTTATCTATATTGGATTTAAGTGTAGCATATACATATCCATTTTTGTCTTGTTTGACATCACTAAGTCCTAACTCCTTTAATTCCCCTACTAATAAAGTCCCAAGTTCTATTTGTCCTGGCGTACTTGGACAAGTACTACTATCTTCATCAGATTTTGTGTCTATAGCTATATACCTTTTAAATCTTTCAAGAATTTTATCCATATGATAATCCCCTCTTTAGCATTATTTTTATTTTATCAAATAAGTACTAAATAATTATTATCCTATATTATCGTCTGTATTACAAGCATTATAATAGAAAATGCTCCTATAATGCCCATTAGCGGGAGTATGAATTTTAACCATTTATCATAGGTTACATCAACCATTTCAAGGGTTGCTAAAATAAGTCCTGTTGGAGTAATAAATGCCATCCATCCCTGTCCCCAATTATAGGCAGTAACTATAATATCCCTTGAGATGCCTACAGTATCTGCTAAAGGGGCCATTATAGGCATAGATAATGTAGCCAATCCCGATGAAGATGGTATGAAAAAACCTAATAAACTAAATAATAACATCTGAACAGTTACAAAAACACCACCACTCATATTCTGTATGATAGATGATGAATAGTAAAGTAATGTATCAGAAATCATACCATTATCCATTACAATATTGATAGCCCTTGCAACACCAATAATAAGGACAACGCTTACTAAATCTGCTGCCCCATCTAAAAAAGTATTAACCGCTTCCCGTTCAGAAAGTCCTGATAAAAATATAATTATTATGGAAACGGCTAAAAACAATCCTGACATCTCTGGAAACCACCACACACCTGTGGATACTCCCCAAATCATTATTGGAAATGCAGCTAAGAATATTACAAGTATTAAAATCCTTCTCCAGTCAAATTGTATTACATTATCTGGATCATAATCCTTTAAAAACTTTTCTTCAATACTTACCATGTCTTCATAAATCAATGAGTTTTTTGGATCTTTTTGTACCTTTTTCGCATAGTAATAAATGTATATAAGTGTTATTATCATAGCTAGAATTAAAGATAAAATACGGAAGATAAGCCCTTCATTAAAGGATATCCCTGCAGCATTTGAAGCAATAACTACAGAAAAAGGATTTGTAGTTGAAAACATAGTTCCAATGGAAGACCCCATATATATTGATGCAATACAAATGATTGCATCATATCCACTTGCTATAAATATAGGCATAAGTATAGGATATAATGCAATAGTCTCTTCTGCTAATCCAAATGTAGTACCGCCTAATGCTATCAAAGAAGAAACAAATACTACTAATAAAAACTCTTTTCCCTTAGTTTTTTGCGATAATGCTGCAATACCTGCATCAAATGCACCTGTTTTATTGATTAACCCAATAATTCCCCCAAGTATAAGTACAAAAACCATGATATCAACTGTATCCATGACACCCTCAACAGGTGCCATAATAATTGATAACAATCCTTGAGGTGATTGTTCTATAGGTTGATAAGTATTTGGTATTGCGATAGGTTTTTTGATACTACCATCTATAAACTTTCTAACATCCATCTTGATATTTAATTTATCCAGTGTCGCTTGTGTAGCTGGGAGGGTGCTTATTTGCCCTTTATGATCCTCTATCATGAAAATATTTTGCTCTGAATCATATTTTAACTTTGAATAAAGCCCTGCTGGAACCACATAAGTTAATACAGCTGATAGTATTAAAACTATAAAGAGCACTGTAAAAGCTGTTGGAAACTGAAGCTTCTTCTTTTTTTTTTGTTATTTTCCATAGTTTCATCTCCCTGATAATTCAATAGTTATAAATTGGTTTTACGTCCATAATGCTATTAGGATAAATACCAATCTGAAGTTAGTATATATTATATCCACATTAAATATTTTTATCGGATTTTAGAATAGATTGCGTCTCCACAAAAGTGCTATAATAAAAACATAGATAATCATTGCTAAAAAAGGAAGGATAAATTAATATGTATAATATTTCTAGAGAAAACGTAGTTTTTGAAAGAAAAGATGAAAACACCCTATATTTTAATAGTCCTTTTCCATCTGGCGATAAATATGTTGATAAAGTAAAAGCACTTTTATATAGAGGTCATGGAAAAGAAGGTATTGTATTCGTACATGGTTTAGGTAATAGAAATTTTGATTATTTAAAATACTATCCTGAAAATTTAATCCATTATAACTACACAACAATCATGCCCGTATTACCTTATCATTTTGAAAGGATGCCAAAGGATAAAAAAATAGATTTCCTATCTGGCACTGCAGTTGATATTGAAAAAAGGTTTTATCAGTCAGTTACCGATATACTATCCTGCGTTGATTACTTACAAAATATAGGCATAGAAAAAATACACATTATGGGTTTTAGCTTTGGAGGCATGATAGGAGTCATCTCCAAAGCCTTGGATAATAGATTAGATAAGGCCATATTTATAGTATCTGGAGGCAACTTTATGTATATTACCTGGAAAAGCGTTGCAACCAAAGTCCTCAGAGTTCGTTATGAGGACAAAGGCAGCTGCAGCATAGAGAGGTGCCATAGACTACATGAAAATTTTGATGAACAGGCTGAAAAATTCAACACCTTAGACGATTTAAATAGTCTTCCTAACTGTTTTAGATATGACCCGTCCCTATTTGCAAAAATGATAAACCCAGATAAGGTTTTAATGATTAATGCAGCCTTTGATCCATTTATCCCCAGAAATTCTTCTAAAGATTTATGGACCAAAATTGGCAAACCAAAAAAGTATATACTTCCTGCAGGGCATTTAACTTCCCATCTATGGTTTAAAAAATTTATACTGAAAAAATCAGTAGAATTTTTGAAACATAACAAACTAGACTACTAAAACTAATACAAATTTGCAATTAGCACTACCCTATGGTGTTAGTATGTAAGTATGGATACAAAAAGTTTAACACGATAAAACATCTATTTTATCCCAAAGTAGAATAAATGGACAGGTAGAAAATTTAATATCAACCAGTCATAAATTCATACTAATAACTATTATATAAAAGCCATAGAGGTCATGTTAACATACCCTATGGCTTTCATATTAAGATCTATTCTATCTGTTGCTTATTCCTCAAAGAATAGCTTCAAATCATCTTCTACAGAGCCGATACCTGCAATCCCAAAATTCTCTACTAGTACATTTACAACATTGGGCGAAAGGAATGCAGGCAAAGTTGGTCCCAAATGAATATTTTTTACACCAAGATATAAGAGAGCCAGTAGAACAATGACTGCCTTCTGCTCATACCAGGAAATATTATATACAATAGGTAAATCATTAATATCATCCAGTCCAAATATTTCTTTAAGCTTAAGGGCAATCACAGCCAATGAATATGAATCATTACACTGTCCCGCGTCCAATACACGAGGAATATCGCCTATAGTACCTAAATTTAGCTTATTATATTTATATTTTGCACAACCTGCTGTTAGAATGACCGCATCCTTAGGCAGGGCCTTTGCAAATTCGGTATAGTAATTCCTAGATTTCGCTCTGCCATCGCAACCTGCCATGACAACAAATTTTTTAATATCTCCGGATTTAACAGCATCAACGATCTGATCAGCTAGTGCAAAAACCTGATTATGGGCAAAACCACCAATGATCTCACCGGTTTCAATTTCAGTAGGCGGTGCACATCTTTTTGCATGCTCAATAATTTCCGAAAAATCTTTTTCTTCACCGATTCCACCCGGGATATGTTTACAACCGGGATATCCAGCTGCCCCTGTAGTATACAAACGTTCCTTATAGCTTTCCTTAGGTGGAACTATACAATTCGTTGTCATAAGTATTGGACCATTAAAGCTTTCAAACTCTTCCTTTTGTTTCCACCATGCATTCCCATAGTTTCCAACAAAATGAGGATATTTTTTGAAAGCTGGGTAATAATGGGCAGGTAACATTTCAGAATGGGTATATATATCTACGCCTGTACCTTCTGTCTGCCTTAAAAGCATTTCCATATCACGCAGGTCATGGCCGGAGATCAATATTCCTGGACGATTGCCCACACCAATATTAACCTTTGTAATTTCAGGATTGCCATAAGCAGAGGTATTGGCCCTATCCAATAGTGCCATACCATTTACACCATATTTACCAGTCTCTAAAGACAAAGCGACCAATTCATCCACGCTAAGATTATCATCAAGTGTTTTTGCTAATGCACTTTGTAAAAATACATCCACCTGTTCATCATCTTCAAGCAAGGCATTTGCGTGCTTACTATAAGCGGAAAGCCCCTTTAGACCATAGGTGATCAGCTCTCTTAAACTCCGTATATCCTCATTTTGGGTAGAAAGTACACCGACCTTATTTGCTTTTGAAGCAAATTCATCGCGGTTAAATGATTCCCAAAGCGCTGCTTCTGGGAGTCCTTCCTTATTATCAAGCTGCCCAAGTAGTTCCTTTTTCTTCTCCAAAGTCGTGAAAATGCGAGAAACTATTGCATCCTCATCAAAGTTTGCATTCGTAATAGTGGTAAATAAATTTAATGTAACCAAATGATTTATTTCTTTTTCAACCTCTTTACCTTCAGCACGCAAACGTGTAGTAATCACTGAAATACCCTTTGTCACATAAACTAATAGATCCTGCATAGCAGCTACTTCTGGCTTCTTTCCACATACCCCTACCTGTGTGCAACCTTTGCAGCCAGCTGTTTCCTGACATTGATAGCAAAACATTTTATTTTCCATATATTAATTCCTCCTATTTTTTAATCCACATAATAAATATTTTCATACCAACAATACCCATAAATTCTTTGTTGAGTCTATCTTATCAGGAGCATAAAAAAAACTCTGTAACATATGTTACAGAGCAGTCGATTTTATAAATTGTTTTGTATTTCATCAAAGTCAATAATTTTAATTTTATTTCTTTCAATTTTGACCAAGCCATCCTCTTGCATTTTCATTAGCTCCCTTGATAAAGATGGACGAGCCACATTCAAAAAATCTGCTAATTCTTCACGTTTCATTTTTAATATAACATTGCCACCCTTATCCACATTTTGAAGCAATAGTTTTGAAATCTTCTGCCGCAAAGTAGAACTCGACATGATTTGTAACTTTTGGTTTAAGTGATATGCCTTTTGTGCAAGAATAGATAACATATTGGAAATTAGTAAGGTATGATAGCCACAATTGTTGCCGCAATTATGATACAAAAATTCCTTGGGCATTTCTAACACTTCTGCTCTATCCGCTGCAATGGCATAATTCTCATATCCTCTTTCATCCAGGAACAAAAAAACTTCTCCAAACACCTCTCCAGTTTTACTAATAGTTGTAATAATATTACGTTTCCCAGAAATAGAATCACTGCACACAACAACCGAACCCTCTATTAAAATGAAAAGTTTTTTCGGCTTATCCTGTTGCAAAAAAATCACTTCATCTTTTTCATAGCTTATAACCTTAGAGTGGCTGCATTTCAAGCAATTTCTTATATCCTCATCAGTCATATGGTTGAATAAAGGGCTCTTTCTCAATTCAGCAATCATTTCCCACCTCTTTAGTTTGGATATTTTGTCTATATTCCTATAAATAACAATAAATATTATTATTTGTCCTATTATTTTACATTAAAACTTTTTATCCCTTTTATTATATCATATAATCTTTCGTACTGAGTTTTCGCAGTGTAATAAAGTTTTTATATGCTAAAATATATATCACAAACAATATTTATTGTGGCAAATTAAATATTATTTATGATATAATATCCATACACCAAAACTATTTTCTTCAGCTCCCAAAGAAATAAAGTTTTGCACAACCAAGACCTCTGTAGGTCTTTTTTAATTGTAGAATAAGATAAGCAATACAAATTTATCAATAATTTATTTAATAATTATGAAATGGAGGAATGTTTATGGCAAAATTGAGAGAATTACTTGCCCCCAAAAATATGACTGAGGGTACTCCTTGGAAACGAATCGTTGAATTTGCAATCCCCATGTTAATTGGTAATATTGCTCAACAATTTTACAACACTGCCGATTCAATTATAGTCGGTAAATACATTGGTGACAATGCACTTGCAGCAGTCGGTAGCGCTGCGCCAATATTAAATCTTTTACTTGTGTTTTTTGTAGGCGTTGCAACCGGTGCAGGAATTATGGTTGCACAATATTTTGGTGCAAAAGATCGGGAATCCCTATCCCGTTCCATTGGAGCTTCTATTACCCTCACTGCAATAGTATCTATAATAATTATGATTATAGGACCTCTAGTAACCCGTCCATTGCTTACCATTCTACATACACCAACGTCGATAATAGATTGGTGCGATGAATATTTAAGGATCTTCTTTATTGGTATCATGGGTTTTTCTTATTTTAATATTCTATCGGGTATTTTACGGGGCCTAGGTGATTCTGTTTCAGCACTTGTGTTTCTTTTAATTTCTACTGCCCTCAATGTGGGACTAGATATATGGTTTATTGCAGAGCTAAATATGGGAGTTGGAGGTGTTGCTCTAGCTACTGTAATAGCTCAAGGAATATCTGCTGTACTCTGCTTTATAAAATTAATACAGATGAGAGATGTTTTTGATTTCAATCTAAAAATGCTGAAGCCAGTAAAAGAATACTCTGGTAAACTCATAAGACTCGGCTTGCCATCTGGATTGACACATGCAATATTTTCGTTCGCAATGATTGCTGTGCAATCCCTTACCAATAGCTTTGGTGAAATGGTTATTGCATGCAATGTCATTGTAATGCGTGTAGATGGATTTGCTATGATGCCTAATTTTACTTTTGGCGATGCAATGACGACATTTGTAGGACAAAATATAGGTGCTAACAAAATAGACAGGGTGGAAAAGGGAGTACGGGATGGTACAAAAATAGCAGTTGGAGTTTCAACTGTTGTCACTATAACTATTTTAATCTTTGGAAAATACCTAATGTACCTTTTTACTGATACTGCTGAACTAGTTGAACTGAGCATACACATGATGCGCATTCTTGCAGTTGGTTATATTGCAATGGCAGTAACCCAGTGTCTATCTGGAGTGATGCGTGGTGCTGGCGATACTATGACTCCTATGTGGATTTCATTTATTACCACAATAATTTTACGTGTACCTATTGCATATGGTATTGCACGTTTTACAAAAAGCGCATCATATCCTGCAGGAAGACCAGAAGCAATTTTTATCTCCCTACTAACTGCTTGGATATGTGGAGCAACTATTACTACGATTTTCTATAAAAAAGGAAGATGGAAAGACAAGGCAGTTATAGGCAAAACCACCTCAATTACTGAGAATTAATTATATATAAAAATGGGAAAAGGTATCAGATGAAAATTTCATCTAATACCTTTTCCCATAGCTTAATTTTATAAATCGCTTATTATTTCAGCATTATCAACAGAGGGAAATATGGTTACCGTTCCTTAAGATCAATTACATGACCACAGGCAGTATATGAATCTGCACTTAATCATAAATTTATTTAATACATTAATGAATAATATTTTTTTTAGATTTAACCTTTATAATTCTAATAGATGAAATTAACAATACTGATAAAAATCCACTGTTCATAATAGCTATCACTATTTCACCGATAGAAAAACTTTTATTTATTTTTAAAACTATAAAAAATATTGATATACTAATTAATAAGACCTGTAGCCAATATTTTGTTTTTTCATCTATATTGTAATTATAAACCTCCCCCTTTTCTAACCTTAATATATATCCAATTATAATCATAAAACCTAGTATAGTAGACCCATGTTGTAGATATTTATATATTGGTATATTCAATATATTATTAGATAATAAATCTATTCGTTTTACAATATATCCACTTTTATGGGTAAAACTATCCCATACTACATGGGTTGCCATCCCTATAAAAGATGAATATGAAAAAGTAATAAGCTCCTTGAAACTAGTTAATTTTATTTGATCATTATATAATCCATATAAGTGTTGATTTATTTCCCTAGGCAAATTTGAAATAAAATCATCTTTTACAATTTTATAAAAAATTAAATATAATAAAGCCACTAAAGGTAAATTTATCAATGAAAATCCTTTTATACTATGGCCAATAACCCCTATGGGCTTAAAATATATAAAATATTCAAAATCTGGTGCCATAGTCCCTAAAATCATGGCAGCATTATTTATATATGATCTATGCTTTTTTGTAAAATTAATTACTGCTGCTGGATGAGCTAAAGTAAAAGCCATATCTTCACCTACTTTATATTATCAATTTTTCTATTTATTTTTACAAGACATTTTTATTTATTAAAATTAAAATCTTAATCCTTAATATTTTTCATATAACCTGTTTTTTAAGCAGACTTTTATATTATAATAATAATGTTACTACTAAATAAATACAAAAACAACAATATAATAGCAAGTTATTTTATACTTATTGCTATACCGTCACAGCCGATTACAGGCAAAAATAGCTGCTTGCCAGGCTCTCTATAAAATGTTGTCTTCCCTGGTTCAGGTCTCTGTACAACAATTAATAAATACGGCTTTAACATAAATATATCCATTCCTTTCAATTTTCTCGCATAAACAATACTATTTAATTCTTTTTCCTCCTTCGCTGTTTTCTTCACTTCATTACAAAGCTTTTCAGTCATGTCACAATATATGTAATATTGTTAATCCTGAAATTCATCTTTAAGCACATTCACACTTATACGTAAGCCTTCCATGCCTACAACCTTGATACGCTCATCCTTTTCTGCCTTGGTTGTACTGCTTCCCATATCTCCATTCTGCATAATAACCCTATTAATATTACTCTTTTACTGCAATCACTCGGTTTAATATCTCTGACATTATAAGCATTAGTATTGCAAAACAAATCAGATATATAGGATATATTCCAATGCTTATATTATCTGCAATTAAGCCAAA
It encodes:
- a CDS encoding Crp/Fnr family transcriptional regulator, whose protein sequence is MIAELRKSPLFNHMTDEDIRNCLKCSHSKVISYEKDEVIFLQQDKPKKLFILIEGSVVVCSDSISGKRNIITTISKTGEVFGEVFLFLDERGYENYAIAADRAEVLEMPKEFLYHNCGNNCGYHTLLISNMLSILAQKAYHLNQKLQIMSSSTLRQKISKLLLQNVDKGGNVILKMKREELADFLNVARPSLSRELMKMQEDGLVKIERNKIKIIDFDEIQNNL
- a CDS encoding DUF4184 family protein, yielding MAFTLAHPAAVINFTKKHRSYINNAAMILGTMAPDFEYFIYFKPIGVIGHSIKGFSLINLPLVALLYLIFYKIVKDDFISNLPREINQHLYGLYNDQIKLTSFKELITFSYSSFIGMATHVVWDSFTHKSGYIVKRIDLLSNNILNIPIYKYLQHGSTILGFMIIIGYILRLEKGEVYNYNIDEKTKYWLQVLLISISIFFIVLKINKSFSIGEIVIAIMNSGFLSVLLISSIRIIKVKSKKNIIH
- the pepT gene encoding peptidase T; this encodes MDKILERFKRYIAIDTKSDEDSSTCPSTPGQIELGTLLVGELKELGLSDVKQDKNGYVYATLKSNIDKKVPTIGFISHLDTSPDLDGKCINPNIFLYEGGDIKINDQYSMTVKEFPFLKDLVGKEIITTDGTTLLGADDKAGIVAIVDAMEYLILHPEVKHGDIKIGFTPDEEIGRGADLFDIEDFGADFAYTVDGGPVGELEYENFNAASIKIDIQGKNVHPGAAKNIMINSLRVAMEIEHMLPVNEKPEYTEGYEGFYLLDDIVGSVDHTVVHYIIRDHFMDKFEEKKAYIRKIVDFLNHKYGDIITIKIEDSYYNMREKIEPHMEIIDLAKKSMLELGIEPRINPIRGGTDGARLSYMGLPCPNIFTGGYNFHGRFELIPTESIKSASRLIVKIIENNAI
- a CDS encoding alpha/beta hydrolase family protein; its protein translation is MYNISRENVVFERKDENTLYFNSPFPSGDKYVDKVKALLYRGHGKEGIVFVHGLGNRNFDYLKYYPENLIHYNYTTIMPVLPYHFERMPKDKKIDFLSGTAVDIEKRFYQSVTDILSCVDYLQNIGIEKIHIMGFSFGGMIGVISKALDNRLDKAIFIVSGGNFMYITWKSVATKVLRVRYEDKGSCSIERCHRLHENFDEQAEKFNTLDDLNSLPNCFRYDPSLFAKMINPDKVLMINAAFDPFIPRNSSKDLWTKIGKPKKYILPAGHLTSHLWFKKFILKKSVEFLKHNKLDY
- a CDS encoding MATE family efflux transporter, whose protein sequence is MAKLRELLAPKNMTEGTPWKRIVEFAIPMLIGNIAQQFYNTADSIIVGKYIGDNALAAVGSAAPILNLLLVFFVGVATGAGIMVAQYFGAKDRESLSRSIGASITLTAIVSIIIMIIGPLVTRPLLTILHTPTSIIDWCDEYLRIFFIGIMGFSYFNILSGILRGLGDSVSALVFLLISTALNVGLDIWFIAELNMGVGGVALATVIAQGISAVLCFIKLIQMRDVFDFNLKMLKPVKEYSGKLIRLGLPSGLTHAIFSFAMIAVQSLTNSFGEMVIACNVIVMRVDGFAMMPNFTFGDAMTTFVGQNIGANKIDRVEKGVRDGTKIAVGVSTVVTITILIFGKYLMYLFTDTAELVELSIHMMRILAVGYIAMAVTQCLSGVMRGAGDTMTPMWISFITTIILRVPIAYGIARFTKSASYPAGRPEAIFISLLTAWICGATITTIFYKKGRWKDKAVIGKTTSITEN
- the hcp gene encoding hydroxylamine reductase, which gives rise to MENKMFCYQCQETAGCKGCTQVGVCGKKPEVAAMQDLLVYVTKGISVITTRLRAEGKEVEKEINHLVTLNLFTTITNANFDEDAIVSRIFTTLEKKKELLGQLDNKEGLPEAALWESFNRDEFASKANKVGVLSTQNEDIRSLRELITYGLKGLSAYSKHANALLEDDEQVDVFLQSALAKTLDDNLSVDELVALSLETGKYGVNGMALLDRANTSAYGNPEITKVNIGVGNRPGILISGHDLRDMEMLLRQTEGTGVDIYTHSEMLPAHYYPAFKKYPHFVGNYGNAWWKQKEEFESFNGPILMTTNCIVPPKESYKERLYTTGAAGYPGCKHIPGGIGEEKDFSEIIEHAKRCAPPTEIETGEIIGGFAHNQVFALADQIVDAVKSGDIKKFVVMAGCDGRAKSRNYYTEFAKALPKDAVILTAGCAKYKYNKLNLGTIGDIPRVLDAGQCNDSYSLAVIALKLKEIFGLDDINDLPIVYNISWYEQKAVIVLLALLYLGVKNIHLGPTLPAFLSPNVVNVLVENFGIAGIGSVEDDLKLFFEE
- a CDS encoding aminoglycoside 6-adenylyltransferase, with the translated sequence MGSSTTKAEKDERIKVVGMEGLRISVNVLKDEFQD
- a CDS encoding zinc dependent phospholipase C family protein, with amino-acid sequence MDTIEATYDHLLRVVFGVANPVKKVIIKTQCKVHKFINLDALDILKNDGYSAEYNFFNRYISDIDDGTVWADQDFKSSNHFYNPYKKRGLYGRKSALDLGTDYYSEAIKLWKNAQFNRSLFYLGSALHIIQDMTIPQHANIRLLDDHRQYETYIKRTYDFFDDFKVENGAYLLDSIENYIRFNARVTIKIYKKLHMIPNDEDRFYRIARCALPLAKRTTAGAMVMFYDDIVFKI